One part of the Thermodesulforhabdaceae bacterium genome encodes these proteins:
- a CDS encoding radical SAM protein, with the protein MDKLKVCEIFASIQGESSYAGFPCVFVRLSGCNLNCRYCDTVYAREEGREMTVQEVLDAVERYGYWLVEVTGGEPLLQGGTPFLVEEMLRRCYRVLIETNGSLNVDLVSKEAVRIVDFKCPSSGMADYNDYGNILRLKPDHDEVKFVIGDRDDYRFAKNLRGKILETGWRGVINFSPVFGELDPADLAGWILKDRLDVRLNLQLHKYIWKDRERGV; encoded by the coding sequence ATGGACAAACTCAAAGTTTGTGAGATATTTGCCAGCATTCAGGGAGAATCTAGCTATGCGGGATTTCCCTGTGTTTTTGTCCGTCTTTCGGGATGTAATCTCAATTGTCGTTATTGCGACACGGTTTATGCCAGGGAAGAGGGAAGAGAGATGACCGTTCAGGAGGTGCTTGATGCAGTGGAAAGATACGGATATTGGCTGGTGGAAGTAACAGGTGGAGAGCCTTTACTTCAGGGTGGGACCCCCTTCCTGGTGGAAGAGATGCTGAGACGATGTTACCGAGTGTTAATAGAAACCAACGGAAGTCTTAATGTCGATCTTGTTAGCAAAGAAGCTGTGCGCATAGTTGATTTCAAGTGTCCATCGAGTGGTATGGCTGATTATAACGATTACGGTAACATTCTACGCCTTAAGCCAGATCATGATGAGGTTAAGTTTGTGATTGGCGATCGAGATGATTATAGATTTGCTAAAAACTTGCGGGGAAAAATCCTGGAAACCGGATGGCGAGGAGTTATAAATTTCTCGCCTGTGTTTGGAGAACTCGATCCGGCAGATCTTGCAGGCTGGATTTTGAAAGACAGGCTTGATGTTCGCCTTAATCTTCAGCTCCACAAATACATATGGAAAGATCGCGAAAGAGGTGTGTGA
- the queC gene encoding 7-cyano-7-deazaguanine synthase QueC, protein MAEKKAVVLLSGGIDSSTALAIARSEGYELYALTFRYHQRHAVEIESAKAVARYMGVKEHLILDLPLNLIGGSALVDRSIAVPKDRSVDKIPSDIPVTYVPARNTIFLAFAVAWAEVLGTGDIFIGVNALDYSGYPDCRPEYIGAFERMANLGTKVGVEGKITFRIHTPLIRLTKAEIIRRGLELGMDYRLTVSCYDPDEEGRACGKCDSCLLRKKGFAEAGVDDPTEYK, encoded by the coding sequence ATGGCTGAGAAGAAAGCAGTAGTTTTACTTTCCGGCGGGATTGACTCATCAACCGCTCTGGCGATTGCCAGATCCGAAGGCTATGAACTTTACGCTTTAACTTTTCGTTATCATCAACGTCATGCGGTTGAAATCGAGTCAGCAAAAGCTGTTGCAAGGTATATGGGGGTTAAAGAGCATCTCATTCTTGATCTTCCTCTTAATCTTATCGGTGGATCGGCTTTAGTGGATAGATCTATTGCTGTGCCGAAGGATAGATCTGTGGATAAGATTCCCTCTGATATTCCAGTAACCTATGTGCCGGCTAGAAATACGATTTTTCTTGCCTTTGCTGTAGCCTGGGCGGAAGTTCTGGGGACGGGCGATATTTTTATTGGAGTAAATGCTTTAGATTATTCAGGTTATCCCGATTGCCGTCCTGAATACATTGGAGCCTTTGAAAGAATGGCAAACCTTGGAACTAAAGTTGGTGTCGAAGGGAAAATCACTTTTAGGATTCATACACCTCTTATAAGGCTTACAAAGGCAGAAATTATCCGCAGAGGTCTGGAACTCGGGATGGATTATCGGCTTACCGTTTCCTGTTATGATCCTGATGAGGAAGGAAGAGCCTGCGGTAAATGCGATAGTTGTCTTTTGAGGAAAAAGGGTTTTGCCGAAGCAGGGGTTGATGATCCGACAGAGTATAAATAA
- a CDS encoding methyl-accepting chemotaxis protein produces the protein MSLRQKLLVSGILLIVLPLLVLGSVEYFKAKSESTKTAEANAMNTTRLTAFAVKELLISYLNTFQSFSLNPIALKAAQNDSESIDKVSNLLKDLNKKLGDSYEVLFVADASGNIVADNTGGGYKNINVSDREYWKKAMQGTPTIENMIISKKTQEPVLPLGVPIVNNDGKVVGVLAGVMKTDSLINLITKFKASETSYSFMLDQAGTVIAHPDKSLIMKLNAKQTQGLEELGNKMTSGQEGLVKYLFKGSEKIAAVSPVGINGWSIGTTQGVSEFMKTAIAIRNTTLLVAVIFLIVGIVAIYFFATSLTRPIFRISRGLMEGADQVTTAAEEVSASSQSLAEGASQQAASIEETSSALEELASMTRQNSDNADQSASLMQHTLQAVETAYTAMTQISQSMNEIARASDETQKIIKTIDEIAFQTNLLALNAAVEAARAGEAGAGFAVVADEVRSLAMRAAEAAKNTANLIEQTSNRVRGGVQVVEKASQAFAEVKNAAAKVGELISEVSAASKEQAEGIDQINRAVSELDKVVQKNAATAEEAAAAAEELNAQAAQMRDYVAQLLRVIGAKTSVELRQQQSKVKTALTSIKKASPISKPSAVPAAKKEAIKPAETKGKEVSPEAVIPLDEDF, from the coding sequence ATGTCTCTAAGGCAGAAGCTCTTAGTAAGCGGAATTTTGCTTATTGTTCTACCACTTTTAGTTCTTGGTTCGGTTGAGTATTTCAAAGCTAAATCAGAATCCACAAAAACAGCAGAAGCAAATGCTATGAATACAACTCGGCTTACCGCTTTTGCTGTTAAAGAACTTTTGATCAGCTATCTCAACACATTCCAGAGCTTTTCCCTTAACCCCATTGCACTAAAAGCCGCTCAGAACGACTCAGAAAGTATCGATAAGGTATCTAATCTCCTTAAAGACCTCAACAAAAAGCTTGGCGATTCCTATGAGGTATTATTCGTAGCCGACGCCTCAGGAAATATAGTGGCAGACAACACAGGAGGTGGCTACAAAAACATTAACGTATCTGATAGAGAATACTGGAAAAAAGCGATGCAGGGAACACCTACCATAGAAAACATGATAATCTCAAAAAAGACTCAGGAACCGGTGCTACCTCTAGGGGTCCCAATAGTAAACAATGACGGAAAGGTTGTTGGAGTACTAGCGGGAGTGATGAAAACAGACTCGCTTATAAATCTTATAACTAAGTTCAAAGCATCAGAAACTAGTTATTCTTTTATGCTAGATCAAGCTGGAACTGTGATAGCTCATCCAGACAAGAGTCTCATCATGAAACTGAACGCAAAACAAACACAGGGTCTGGAAGAACTCGGCAATAAAATGACCAGCGGGCAAGAAGGACTGGTAAAATACCTTTTCAAAGGTTCTGAAAAAATAGCCGCTGTTTCCCCTGTTGGTATCAACGGCTGGAGTATTGGTACAACTCAAGGCGTGTCGGAATTCATGAAAACAGCTATAGCTATTCGTAATACCACATTGTTGGTGGCTGTAATTTTCCTCATAGTTGGCATAGTAGCAATTTACTTCTTTGCAACATCTTTAACCAGACCCATTTTCCGCATCTCAAGAGGTTTGATGGAAGGAGCTGATCAGGTGACTACGGCAGCCGAAGAGGTGTCAGCATCCAGCCAGAGCCTTGCAGAAGGGGCATCTCAGCAGGCAGCTTCCATCGAAGAAACATCATCGGCTCTCGAAGAACTGGCTTCCATGACTCGCCAGAATTCAGACAACGCCGACCAGTCTGCCTCTCTTATGCAACATACACTTCAGGCAGTAGAAACTGCTTATACTGCTATGACTCAGATCTCACAATCAATGAATGAAATCGCCAGAGCAAGCGATGAAACTCAGAAGATCATCAAAACTATAGATGAAATAGCCTTCCAGACTAACCTCCTTGCACTTAACGCCGCTGTAGAAGCAGCAAGAGCGGGAGAAGCCGGAGCAGGATTTGCCGTTGTAGCCGATGAAGTGCGATCTCTTGCTATGAGAGCCGCCGAAGCAGCAAAAAACACAGCTAACCTTATAGAACAAACATCCAATCGTGTTCGAGGCGGTGTTCAGGTTGTTGAAAAGGCGAGTCAGGCTTTTGCCGAAGTCAAGAATGCAGCAGCAAAAGTTGGAGAGTTGATAAGCGAAGTTTCAGCCGCATCAAAAGAACAGGCAGAAGGAATTGATCAAATCAACAGAGCCGTTTCCGAACTGGATAAAGTCGTCCAGAAAAATGCCGCCACTGCAGAGGAAGCAGCCGCTGCCGCAGAAGAACTAAACGCTCAGGCTGCTCAAATGCGAGACTATGTAGCTCAACTGCTTAGAGTCATCGGAGCAAAAACTTCGGTAGAACTTCGTCAACAACAAAGCAAGGTCAAAACGGCTCTGACGAGCATCAAGAAGGCATCCCCTATCTCCAAACCTTCTGCCGTTCCCGCTGCAAAAAAGGAGGCTATAAAGCCAGCAGAAACTAAAGGCAAAGAAGTAAGCCCGGAAGCCGTCATCCCACTGGACGAAGATTTCTAA
- a CDS encoding GGDEF domain-containing protein, producing MKKPLPWVEKLSQVIVDIVRNLESRGEPITAEKVAYILASDSSLISLSSEFYDQNQVLSARSSHIKIVQELEEEYQKMVELFQSTIATISPFLHLPNISKVSKQFDSFREKLRNGASLDQLEKAFNTFKEAVLQHGIEPVEEKKGIKKLFGFLQKDHHDNIEELKIVLSEIINSINPLIPETLQEKWAAIRDVFYKINHFHDITSWNATFAEFLKTLILHIDQEQKELNKFISELGQNLIEIEKNILASLDHVHLSQESSNKLNYHIDGQINDLRQSVAISSNLKDLQKMVIMKLSYIKQALEQKRKQEEEYNKELEERIQKLQQDLNTINDQIKVVQSREQRLAEEALKDPLTGITNRRGYELRIAEEWERFKRYGHIFSLAIFDLDHFKNINDSYGHKAGDLILKEVARIMKSSLRKGDIIARYGGEEFVVIFTGTQLNGAVEAAEKLRRIIEKTKFVFRGKEISITISAGVSQVEATDESFADVFDRADKALYAAKNSGRNKVISSPAS from the coding sequence ATGAAAAAACCGCTTCCATGGGTGGAAAAGCTTTCTCAAGTTATCGTTGATATAGTTAGAAACCTGGAATCACGGGGAGAGCCAATCACGGCTGAAAAGGTGGCTTACATCCTGGCTAGTGACTCTTCGCTAATATCGTTATCATCGGAATTTTACGACCAAAACCAGGTTTTGTCTGCAAGATCTAGCCATATAAAAATAGTCCAGGAACTCGAGGAAGAATATCAGAAAATGGTAGAACTTTTCCAATCAACAATTGCAACAATCTCCCCGTTTTTACACCTTCCAAATATTTCAAAAGTTTCAAAACAATTTGATTCCTTCAGAGAGAAACTTCGGAACGGAGCATCGCTTGACCAACTCGAAAAAGCTTTCAACACCTTTAAGGAAGCGGTTTTACAGCATGGAATAGAGCCGGTAGAAGAAAAAAAGGGTATTAAGAAACTATTTGGGTTCTTACAGAAAGATCATCACGACAATATTGAAGAACTTAAAATCGTCCTTTCCGAAATTATCAATTCCATAAATCCCTTAATACCAGAAACGCTTCAAGAGAAATGGGCTGCTATTAGGGACGTTTTTTACAAGATTAACCATTTCCATGATATTACTTCATGGAACGCAACATTTGCAGAATTCTTGAAAACCCTCATACTGCACATTGATCAAGAACAAAAAGAACTGAACAAATTTATTTCCGAATTGGGACAAAACTTGATAGAGATCGAAAAGAACATTTTAGCTTCTCTCGATCATGTTCACCTTTCTCAGGAATCGTCAAATAAACTTAACTACCACATCGATGGACAGATAAACGATCTTCGCCAGTCGGTAGCAATCTCATCGAACCTTAAAGATCTCCAAAAAATGGTCATAATGAAACTCTCTTATATAAAGCAAGCTCTGGAACAAAAAAGAAAGCAAGAAGAAGAATATAATAAGGAACTCGAAGAGCGCATTCAGAAACTGCAGCAGGATCTCAACACAATAAACGATCAGATTAAAGTCGTTCAGTCTAGAGAACAACGCCTTGCTGAAGAAGCTTTAAAAGATCCACTTACTGGTATTACCAATAGAAGAGGTTATGAACTTAGAATAGCCGAGGAATGGGAACGTTTTAAGCGTTACGGACATATTTTTTCCCTCGCCATTTTCGATCTCGATCACTTCAAAAATATAAACGATTCTTATGGACATAAAGCAGGTGATCTGATTCTTAAAGAAGTGGCTAGAATTATGAAATCATCCCTAAGAAAAGGCGATATTATAGCTAGATACGGCGGTGAAGAATTCGTTGTAATTTTTACAGGAACCCAGCTTAATGGAGCTGTTGAAGCCGCTGAAAAGTTACGCCGTATAATTGAAAAAACCAAATTCGTCTTTAGAGGTAAGGAAATTTCTATCACCATAAGTGCAGGAGTATCTCAGGTTGAGGCTACAGACGAAAGTTTTGCGGATGTTTTTGATAGAGCAGATAAAGCATTATACGCCGCTAAAAACTCTGGAAGGAATAAAGTGATATCCAGTCCTGCGAGTTAA
- a CDS encoding DVU0524 family FlgM-associated protein: MIITDNRVKSVLRTYTKQLQKAKLPSENLLKGEGTGATSLGTEKVVISEEARQKLLREQFAKQALNRLEQEKRLNGKQESDKAEDENSPTDMNGKYNGNGKTQNVSQTRG, translated from the coding sequence ATGATCATAACTGATAATCGTGTCAAGAGCGTTCTACGGACCTACACAAAGCAACTTCAGAAAGCGAAGTTGCCTTCCGAAAACTTATTGAAGGGAGAAGGGACGGGGGCCACATCTCTTGGCACAGAGAAGGTGGTTATATCTGAAGAGGCCAGGCAAAAGCTTCTCAGAGAACAGTTTGCAAAGCAAGCTTTGAATAGGCTAGAACAAGAAAAAAGATTGAACGGAAAACAAGAGAGTGATAAGGCAGAAGATGAAAATTCACCAACCGATATGAACGGTAAATATAATGGGAATGGGAAAACACAAAACGTAAGTCAAACAAGAGGATAA
- the flgM gene encoding flagellar biosynthesis anti-sigma factor FlgM, whose protein sequence is MDVKRVQQAQVYYGNVSNIKSSGAEQSARGVTRVDRVQDIQSQKKTAQESKTDKVEFSSQALAAYEQARAQKVENLKQSIQEGSYKVNPSDIANKMLDESW, encoded by the coding sequence ATGGACGTTAAAAGGGTTCAGCAGGCTCAGGTCTATTATGGGAATGTTTCTAATATTAAATCTTCTGGAGCTGAGCAAAGTGCCAGGGGAGTAACCAGAGTTGACCGAGTTCAGGATATTCAGTCGCAGAAAAAAACTGCACAGGAATCAAAAACCGACAAGGTGGAATTCTCCTCTCAGGCTCTCGCAGCTTATGAGCAGGCTCGAGCGCAAAAGGTTGAGAATTTGAAACAGAGCATTCAGGAGGGGTCATACAAGGTAAATCCCTCTGATATCGCAAACAAAATGCTGGATGAATCTTGGTAA
- the cutA gene encoding divalent-cation tolerance protein CutA, translating to MSVIPENFIIVLVTVGKADEAVTIARTIVEEKLAACVNIVPTIRSIYFWKGEVCDDQESLLIIKTRAGLFDRLKAKIVELHSYEVPEIIAVRLHAGHEPYLSWVLENTTLEI from the coding sequence ATGAGCGTTATACCTGAGAATTTTATCATTGTGTTGGTAACCGTAGGAAAAGCCGATGAAGCAGTTACAATCGCCAGAACCATCGTGGAAGAAAAATTGGCTGCCTGTGTGAATATCGTCCCAACCATACGGTCCATTTACTTCTGGAAAGGGGAAGTTTGTGACGATCAGGAAAGTCTTTTGATAATCAAAACGAGGGCGGGATTGTTCGACCGGCTTAAAGCAAAAATCGTGGAACTTCACAGCTATGAAGTTCCAGAAATTATCGCCGTAAGACTTCATGCCGGTCATGAACCATACCTTTCCTGGGTTTTAGAAAACACTACTCTCGAGATCTAA
- the hisD gene encoding histidinol dehydrogenase yields MIPIINYPSQEAEAFLKKLSQRSFHESVKDVERKVEEIIDRVKKEGDKAVVDYTKQFDWAEATPDRLAVSEEEMDVACQKIDPAFMQIVREAAQNIAAFHEKQLEKSWFMTGSGGVILGQMVSPVASTGIYVPGGRGGNTPLISSLLMGAIPARIAGVKDIAITTPPRSDGSIHEAILATAKELGIQKVYRMGSAWAIAALAMGTESIQKVDVIVGPGNIYVTTAKKLLSGIVGIDILAGPSEILIIADHSARPEYIAADLLSQAEHDTMASAILITTDKKVAEETIKSLYAQVDGAYFGTPLPRKEVVLQSLGNYSACFLVDSFDMAATLANRIAPEHLELHVDDPWKFIGQIKCAGAIFIGQFTPEPVGDYFAGPNHVLPTAGTARFSSALGVHTFLRKTSIIYYPENITRSSIGAIAQFARMEGLEAHARSVEIRSRE; encoded by the coding sequence ATGATCCCGATAATAAACTATCCATCTCAGGAAGCAGAAGCCTTTTTGAAAAAACTGTCTCAACGTTCTTTCCACGAATCTGTAAAAGACGTGGAACGCAAGGTGGAAGAGATCATAGACCGAGTCAAAAAAGAGGGCGATAAAGCTGTTGTCGATTATACAAAACAATTCGACTGGGCGGAAGCTACTCCAGACAGGCTAGCGGTTTCAGAAGAAGAAATGGATGTTGCCTGTCAAAAAATAGATCCTGCCTTTATGCAAATCGTAAGAGAAGCCGCTCAAAATATTGCCGCTTTCCATGAGAAGCAACTTGAAAAATCCTGGTTTATGACGGGTAGCGGCGGTGTTATTCTGGGACAAATGGTTTCTCCTGTAGCTTCCACCGGAATTTATGTCCCTGGCGGCAGAGGCGGTAATACTCCTCTCATTTCTTCGCTTCTCATGGGAGCAATTCCAGCTCGCATTGCGGGTGTCAAAGATATTGCCATCACTACGCCTCCCCGATCTGACGGCAGTATTCATGAAGCAATTCTTGCCACGGCTAAGGAACTCGGCATCCAAAAAGTCTATCGCATGGGAAGCGCCTGGGCTATTGCGGCTCTTGCCATGGGGACAGAATCAATTCAAAAAGTTGACGTAATAGTGGGACCCGGAAATATCTACGTCACGACCGCAAAGAAGCTTCTTTCGGGCATTGTAGGGATCGATATTCTTGCAGGTCCCAGTGAAATCCTTATCATAGCAGATCACTCAGCTCGCCCGGAATATATCGCCGCAGATCTCCTGAGCCAGGCGGAACACGATACAATGGCGAGCGCAATTCTTATAACAACTGACAAAAAAGTGGCAGAAGAGACCATAAAATCTCTTTATGCTCAGGTTGATGGAGCTTACTTTGGGACTCCCCTTCCCCGAAAAGAAGTAGTTCTTCAATCACTTGGCAATTACAGCGCCTGCTTTCTCGTTGATAGCTTTGACATGGCTGCGACACTGGCAAATCGTATCGCTCCAGAACATCTTGAACTTCACGTAGATGACCCGTGGAAATTCATCGGACAGATTAAATGCGCAGGTGCCATCTTTATCGGGCAATTTACCCCCGAACCTGTGGGAGATTATTTTGCTGGTCCCAACCATGTCCTTCCCACAGCGGGCACAGCTAGATTTTCGTCAGCTCTTGGGGTTCATACTTTCCTACGAAAAACGAGCATCATTTACTACCCCGAAAATATCACTCGATCATCAATCGGGGCGATAGCACAATTTGCCCGCATGGAGGGGCTTGAAGCTCACGCCAGATCGGTAGAGATTAGATCTCGAGAGTAG
- a CDS encoding septal ring lytic transglycosylase RlpA family protein produces MVFISSCSMFSSSKSRTSSIPPSYYPPSAKPYCVMGKCYFPLLSAEGYVEEGIASWYGPQFHGKRTSSGEVFDMHGMTAAHKTLPLGTYVKVTRLDNGRWIIVRINDRGPFVGDRIIDLSRRAAEEIGMIPHGTARVRIEALQPANLIQYAQNQYRWVPQPVPSPWQGRFDIQLAAFENKQNAERFGKTVAAKYKGAGVEPYYFGGKLLYRVKIGTFGDLHRARAELEKIRAEFPDAFVIAQDGGIK; encoded by the coding sequence ATGGTGTTCATCAGTTCATGTAGCATGTTCTCATCGTCCAAATCGCGAACATCCTCCATCCCACCATCCTACTATCCTCCATCAGCCAAACCATATTGCGTAATGGGAAAGTGCTACTTCCCTCTACTATCAGCCGAAGGATATGTGGAGGAAGGCATAGCAAGCTGGTATGGACCTCAGTTCCACGGCAAGAGAACATCAAGTGGGGAAGTCTTCGACATGCACGGCATGACGGCAGCTCATAAGACACTTCCTCTTGGCACTTACGTCAAAGTAACAAGGCTGGACAACGGTCGCTGGATTATTGTCCGTATAAACGATCGCGGACCCTTTGTTGGAGACCGAATAATAGATCTCTCCCGTAGAGCCGCCGAAGAGATCGGCATGATTCCCCACGGAACCGCTCGAGTAAGAATCGAAGCTCTCCAGCCTGCAAATCTCATCCAGTATGCTCAAAACCAGTATCGATGGGTGCCGCAACCGGTCCCGTCACCATGGCAGGGGCGGTTCGATATCCAGCTTGCGGCTTTTGAGAATAAGCAAAATGCTGAGCGTTTTGGTAAGACCGTCGCCGCAAAATATAAAGGTGCTGGAGTCGAACCTTACTACTTCGGTGGGAAGCTCTTGTATCGAGTAAAAATAGGCACCTTTGGCGATCTTCATAGGGCAAGAGCAGAGCTCGAAAAAATTCGAGCAGAATTTCCCGATGCATTCGTAATTGCACAGGACGGAGGTATTAAATGA
- a CDS encoding cache domain-containing protein, whose translation MARWNPKRRLLDHEHSSFWQYRLVDVENPNLMRDIFPYDEVPRIDFDHKLLPLDPPEEMFITDTTFRDGQQARPPYTVEQIVTIFDFLHRLSGPKGVIRQSEFFLYTKKDKEALERCLARGYRYPEITGWIRAVKEDLQLVVDMGLKETGILTSASDYHIFLKLNKTRKEALKDYLDIVRAALEKGIVPRCHFEDITRADIYGFCIPFAIELMKLREESGINVKIRLCDTLGLGVPYPGAALPRSVPRLVRAFIEEAGVPGHLLEWHGHNDFHKVVVNGVTAWLYGCSGINGTLLGFGERTGNAPIEGLLMEYISLKGTTEGVDTKAITDVAEYFQKELGYRIPPNYPFVGRAFNATSAGIHADGLIKNPEIYNIFDTDKILNRPISVIITDKSGTAGIAYWVNTRLQLEGERKLDKRHPGIVKIYKRVMEEYEQGRNTSISDEEMERWARRYLPEYFVSEFDMLKQKARSLAAHLIEEVVENEAIKSMEPSRQELVLQSLLELNPFIQYAYVTDKEGRRITRNITHIEDKAKYEKAQVGEDLSDRPWFIEPMKTGKVHVTDFYTSRYTGALCITVSAPIRNKDDEIVGVLGVDIRFEELAKMEDNLA comes from the coding sequence ATGGCTCGATGGAACCCCAAAAGACGGCTTCTTGACCACGAACACTCCTCTTTTTGGCAATACCGACTTGTGGATGTGGAAAATCCAAATCTTATGCGGGACATTTTCCCTTACGACGAGGTACCCCGAATAGACTTTGACCATAAGCTCTTGCCATTAGACCCGCCGGAGGAAATGTTCATAACCGATACGACTTTCCGCGACGGTCAACAAGCTAGACCTCCCTATACGGTAGAACAGATTGTCACCATTTTTGATTTTCTCCACAGGCTTTCTGGCCCTAAAGGAGTTATAAGGCAGAGCGAATTCTTTCTATACACCAAGAAAGACAAGGAAGCCCTTGAACGATGTCTTGCTCGAGGTTACCGCTATCCAGAGATCACAGGCTGGATTCGAGCGGTAAAGGAAGACTTGCAACTTGTGGTTGATATGGGACTTAAAGAAACAGGAATACTGACATCGGCTTCCGATTATCACATCTTCCTTAAGCTCAACAAAACTCGAAAAGAAGCCCTGAAGGACTATTTGGACATTGTAAGAGCCGCTCTTGAAAAGGGGATCGTTCCTAGATGCCACTTCGAAGATATTACTCGCGCCGATATATATGGTTTCTGCATTCCTTTCGCTATAGAACTAATGAAGCTCAGAGAAGAAAGCGGTATAAACGTTAAAATACGCCTGTGCGACACTCTTGGGCTTGGAGTTCCCTACCCCGGAGCGGCTCTCCCGCGAAGTGTTCCAAGGTTGGTAAGAGCGTTCATCGAGGAAGCAGGCGTTCCCGGACATCTACTCGAATGGCACGGACATAACGATTTTCATAAGGTAGTGGTAAACGGCGTTACGGCTTGGCTTTATGGTTGCAGTGGAATAAATGGCACTTTACTTGGCTTCGGAGAACGCACGGGCAATGCTCCCATAGAGGGGCTCCTTATGGAATATATCAGCCTCAAAGGCACAACCGAAGGTGTTGACACAAAAGCCATAACAGACGTTGCTGAATATTTTCAAAAGGAATTGGGATACCGCATCCCACCAAACTATCCCTTCGTCGGAAGAGCCTTCAATGCCACAAGTGCTGGTATTCACGCTGACGGACTTATCAAAAATCCCGAAATTTATAACATCTTCGACACCGACAAGATACTCAACCGCCCCATCAGTGTCATTATCACCGACAAATCGGGCACTGCCGGCATCGCTTACTGGGTAAACACCAGGCTACAGCTAGAAGGAGAAAGAAAACTCGATAAACGCCATCCCGGTATTGTGAAAATCTATAAGCGAGTGATGGAAGAATATGAGCAGGGCCGAAATACCTCCATATCGGATGAAGAAATGGAGCGGTGGGCAAGGCGTTACCTGCCCGAATACTTTGTTAGCGAATTTGATATGCTGAAGCAGAAGGCAAGATCTCTCGCAGCACACCTTATCGAAGAAGTGGTAGAAAACGAAGCTATCAAAAGTATGGAGCCTTCTCGTCAGGAACTCGTCTTGCAGTCTCTTCTTGAACTCAACCCCTTCATTCAGTATGCCTATGTAACCGATAAGGAAGGGCGTCGCATAACCAGAAACATCACTCATATCGAGGACAAGGCGAAATACGAAAAAGCTCAGGTCGGCGAAGACCTTTCCGACCGACCCTGGTTCATAGAACCGATGAAAACCGGTAAAGTGCACGTGACCGATTTCTATACTTCACGCTATACCGGGGCTCTTTGCATCACCGTTTCTGCTCCCATTCGAAATAAAGACGATGAAATTGTGGGTGTGTTAGGCGTTGACATCAGATTTGAAGAACTGGCTAAGATGGAAGACAACCTAGCATAA